Part of the Vigna unguiculata cultivar IT97K-499-35 chromosome 3, ASM411807v1, whole genome shotgun sequence genome, GGTGGGTTGATCTCTCTtcatagaatttaaaaaaatttagttttatatgtATCAAATAAtctgatttttaaatattttttgctttcatatattttacaaaatatcattttttatgttttgtttcgaaaaattttgtttgagatactattagaaaatttttaatactgatattgtgttttttttaattttatctttatcacTGAAAATGATTGTAAGTTTTTTCATCGGATATGCGTTCCAaaagataatgaaattaaaaaaaaagataatatgttgaaaaaaaaaaaaagcacgtGGATCCATGattgtatttttcatttgatttcaatttaattagaCGTGAATAACGTCACGattaaacaaaaagtaaaagaagTAGTGATTTAAAATTGAAGTCTTTACGAAGTCTCATGGCTGATAGCCTTATTCATGAAGCACATAAATTAATTGATGGTCTATACCGTAAAAAACGTAATAAAATCTTCATggttttttgtcttattttcttCCCTTTTTGGGAGGAAGGTTAAATTAAAGGTAAAAATACgtataagaagaaaaaacgTGATAGAAGAAAAAATCTCTTTAATTGGAAAAAAGGTTCGTGACTTTATTTTTCCCACTTTTGGAGAAAAGAGTTGAGATCCTTgagaatatatttttactttaagtACCTTACCTACATTTgcaattcattattattaataatggcataatattattcatgataatattttattttaaaattatttttctcttatacaatatcttaattttaattaaaattaactagtttttttaatcaatccAAAAGTTAATTAGTTTTAGCTGATTTCATAAACCATGGCACgtgatataaatttttaaacggctaaaattagattttttcaaAGGTTCGCATAGTTAATTATCATGGGTCATAACCCCGCATTTTCCCTTCATTTTCTGGGTTtgaagcacaagttcttgaaattATCATATATAACGAACTAGCTAGTTGTACAAATTTGTGAAACCGTGCAGGGTCTTCTTTGAATGTTGAGATTTGAATTAAAAGCATTCATCTTGAGTGTGCAAATTAATTGTTATGGTGGAATCATGTCCAAACAGTATTTTGATACTAGTAAAAATTCCAGGAAGCTATAGTGAGTACAGCAATTGCTGGTGCAATTATAGGTGCTGCAGTCGGTGGATGGATGAACGACCGTTTCGGAAGAAGGAAATCAATCCTTTTAGCTGATTCCCTCTTTTTGATTGGGTCAGTTATCATGGCTGCTGCTACTAGCCCTGCTATTCTCATCGTTGGTCGAGTTTTTGTTGGCCTCGGCGTTGGAATGGCTTCCATGGCATCTCCTCTGTACATTTCCGAGACTTCCCCCACCAGGGTTCGCGGAGCCCTTGTAGCTCTCAACAGTTTCCTCATCACTGGTGGACAATTTCTTTCCTACCTCATCAACTTGGCTTTCACCAAGGTCAGCAAAATCTTCTCTTTCACTTACTACTTCTTTTAATGCCATATTGCATAAGAGAAACCATTCTACaagaaatttattataaaagtatagaTCTGTGACATTGCATTATATCCCTGTTGGGTGTAGTTGAATTTCTCTATGACATTGTTTTCAGTAAACGTGATCAgagttttgttaattttttattcaggCTCCAGGTACATGGAGGTGGATGCTTGGAGTGGCTGCTGCACCTGCTGTAATACAAGCGGTGTTAATGTTTACACTCCCGGAATCACCACGTTGGTTGTTCAGAAAGGTTGCTTTAATCATCGTTCAtaccttttttttataagtCTTTACTCTTTCTTGTGATACTTGCATCTTTCTATGGGCttatatgtgtttttattatgtaaccTACAGGGAAGGGAAGAGGAAGCAAAAACAATATTAAGGAAAATTTATCCAGCTAGTGATGTGGAAGCTGAAATTCAAGCTTTGCGGGATTCAGTTGCTTTGGAAATGAAGGAAGTAGACCCTTCAGACAAAATCAGCATAATCAAACTGTTGAAAACAAAAACTGTGAGAAGAGGTTTGTGTGCTGGAATGGGACTTCAATTCTTCCAGCAATTTACGGGTATCAACACTGTGATGTATTACAGTCCCACAATTGTTCAGTTGGCTGGTTTTGCATCCAACCAGACCGCACTTCTTCTGTCCCTGATCACTTCTGGGCTGAATGCATTCGGTTCAATCGTGAGCATATACTTCATTGACAAGACTGGACGAAAGAAACTTGCTTTGTTGAGTTTGTGTGGCTGTGTTTTATCCTTGGCCCTTTTAACCGCCACTTTCCGCCAGACTGAAACTCATTCTCCAATGATTAGTTCTATTGAGTCCTCTTCCTTCAACAACACCTGTCCTGCTTTTAGCAACGCTCTGAATCCTATTCAATGGGACTGCATGAGGTGTCTAAAGGCAGAATGCGGCTTTTGTGCATCCGGCTCTAACAAAGTAAGTCAAATGCCATAACCACAGTATATAActtgctatatatatatatataactaaatctCGTACTGATGATGTCTTTTGTATAATGTGCGTGCAGCTCTTACCTGGGGCATGTTTGAGTGTTAATGATGCCGCAAGGGGTCTTTGTGTGAAAGATCATAGAGCATGGTACACAAAAGGGTGTCCAAGCAAAATGGGTTGGCTTGCAATAATGGGACTTGCACTGTATATCATATTCTTCTCACCAGGGATGGGAACTGTTCCATGGGTTGTGAATTCAGAAATCTATCCTCTAAGGTACCGTGGAATATGTGGAGGAATTGCTTCTACGACATGTTGGGTTTCCAATCTGGTTGTTTCCCAGACCTTTTTAACTTTGACCGTGGCTATTGGGACAGCGTGGACATTCATGTTATTTGGATTGGTTGCCCTCGTTGGAATTTTCTTCGTTCTCATTTTCGTGCCAGAAACCAAAGGAGTTCCCATGGAAGAAGTTGAGCAGATGCTGGAGGAAAGAGCCGTGCATCTTAAGTTTTGGCAGAGGAGAAGTGTTCCTCACAAGG contains:
- the LOC114179789 gene encoding probable inositol transporter 2 produces the protein MEGGVPEADVSAFRECLSLSWKNPYILRLAFSAGIGGLLFGYDTGVISGALLYIRDDFKAVDRKTWLQEAIVSTAIAGAIIGAAVGGWMNDRFGRRKSILLADSLFLIGSVIMAAATSPAILIVGRVFVGLGVGMASMASPLYISETSPTRVRGALVALNSFLITGGQFLSYLINLAFTKAPGTWRWMLGVAAAPAVIQAVLMFTLPESPRWLFRKGREEEAKTILRKIYPASDVEAEIQALRDSVALEMKEVDPSDKISIIKLLKTKTVRRGLCAGMGLQFFQQFTGINTVMYYSPTIVQLAGFASNQTALLLSLITSGLNAFGSIVSIYFIDKTGRKKLALLSLCGCVLSLALLTATFRQTETHSPMISSIESSSFNNTCPAFSNALNPIQWDCMRCLKAECGFCASGSNKLLPGACLSVNDAARGLCVKDHRAWYTKGCPSKMGWLAIMGLALYIIFFSPGMGTVPWVVNSEIYPLRYRGICGGIASTTCWVSNLVVSQTFLTLTVAIGTAWTFMLFGLVALVGIFFVLIFVPETKGVPMEEVEQMLEERAVHLKFWQRRSVPHKG